A stretch of the Paracholeplasma morum genome encodes the following:
- a CDS encoding DUF2971 domain-containing protein codes for MTYDKQFLIEYLYNYLSSKTDHDFIKGYIEKIPKKLYRFRSCTENDFNAISNDYIWLSLASEFDDIKDSTIKYNFKSQKDEIFDIYCDWYPHILKTELKKKYPKIDFSRWNVNRGLIDEYLDNTVDKSGTYNRNKMKSYLLSKGLKTSDITVIDQFFKNYLTQGNIEKVANSLMDDFSNKMLELKDSFLATCFTQTYKNDNLWQTYAKKYTGFCIEYDLSKVEVNSQSNLLFQFAPMLYGAKKPVDFVELFRIAKMEYCKEDYDKRVAANMDVQFNLQARTKSKTYDHEKEWRLYLKKDSVETRKYTFPCISRIIIGKDMKERNKARLINIAKKNGFEICQQKYNLLTSSFSYYKIENGS; via the coding sequence ATGACTTATGATAAACAATTCTTAATTGAGTATTTGTATAACTATTTATCTAGTAAAACAGATCATGATTTCATAAAAGGTTATATAGAGAAAATACCTAAAAAACTCTATAGATTTAGGTCATGTACTGAAAATGATTTTAATGCTATTAGTAATGACTATATATGGTTATCTTTGGCTAGTGAGTTTGATGATATCAAAGACTCAACTATCAAATATAATTTTAAATCACAAAAAGATGAAATATTTGATATTTATTGTGATTGGTACCCACATATACTAAAAACCGAATTAAAAAAGAAGTATCCCAAAATAGATTTTTCAAGATGGAATGTTAACAGAGGTCTTATTGATGAGTATCTTGATAATACAGTAGATAAGAGCGGAACATATAATAGAAATAAAATGAAAAGTTACCTTCTGAGTAAAGGATTGAAAACATCAGATATTACTGTTATTGATCAATTTTTCAAAAATTATTTAACACAGGGAAACATAGAAAAAGTGGCAAATAGTTTAATGGATGATTTTAGCAATAAAATGTTGGAACTCAAAGACTCATTTCTTGCAACTTGTTTTACTCAAACCTATAAGAATGATAATTTGTGGCAAACATATGCAAAAAAATATACTGGCTTCTGTATAGAATACGACTTATCAAAAGTTGAAGTTAATTCGCAATCAAACTTATTATTTCAATTCGCACCAATGTTATATGGAGCTAAAAAGCCGGTTGACTTTGTTGAGTTATTCAGAATTGCCAAAATGGAGTATTGTAAAGAAGATTACGATAAGCGTGTTGCTGCAAATATGGATGTCCAATTCAATTTACAAGCAAGAACAAAAAGTAAAACCTACGATCATGAGAAAGAGTGGAGACTATATCTAAAGAAGGATTCTGTGGAAACTAGAAAATATACTTTTCCATGTATAAGTAGAATTATTATTGGAAAAGATATGAAGGAAAGAAACAAAGCAAGATTAATTAATATTGCTAAAAAGAATGGTTTTGAGATTTGCCAACAAAAATATAATTTGCTTACATCAAGCTTTTCATATTATAAAATTGAAAATGGGAGTTAA
- a CDS encoding recombinase family protein: MAKVTVIPSTKNPITQVQLGSNHIKKVAAYARVSTNTDEQYTSYEAQVNYYKKYIKERSDWAYINVYADEGLSGTNTKRRPEFNRMIADALAGKIDLIITKSISRFARNTLDTISFVRKLKDKGVEVFFEKENLWTLDPKSELILTIMASIAQEESRSISQNVTWGKRASFQQGKVSFAYKRFLGYKKENNKIVIDEDEAIIVKLIYRMFLVEGKSITGIANHLTKLNVKTPSGKSTKWTKNTLNSILTNEKYKGDALLQKSYTEDYLSQKLVKNTGQIPQYYVENNHPAIIDRDTWESVQIELVRRDELGAKYSSNDIFASKLVCEDCGGFYGQKKWHSNTKYSRFILQCNRKFEKGKDKCTTPNLTDSEIKHKFIEAYNITMQDKKRIIDDTNVMIALLTDTTQLDNQIDDLYDEMVVTTELINKLIKDNSKSNMDQDEYDKKYMELTKRYEQAKNRQEELIDARCNKKAQELNMRTYVANLSQAEDKITAWNESIWMLLVKSAIVHRDKSITFKFNNGKEIRS; encoded by the coding sequence ATGGCTAAAGTAACAGTAATACCATCAACTAAAAATCCAATCACGCAAGTTCAACTTGGATCAAATCATATAAAGAAAGTAGCCGCTTATGCAAGAGTTTCTACGAATACCGATGAACAATACACCAGCTATGAGGCGCAGGTTAATTACTATAAAAAGTATATTAAAGAAAGAAGCGACTGGGCATACATCAATGTATATGCGGATGAAGGCTTATCAGGAACTAACACTAAAAGACGACCTGAATTTAACAGGATGATTGCTGATGCTTTAGCAGGTAAGATTGATTTAATCATCACAAAGTCCATCTCACGTTTCGCACGTAATACGCTTGATACAATATCTTTTGTTAGAAAACTAAAAGATAAGGGGGTTGAAGTTTTCTTTGAGAAAGAGAACCTATGGACTTTAGATCCAAAGAGCGAGCTCATCCTGACAATCATGGCTTCTATCGCACAGGAGGAATCAAGATCGATTAGCCAGAATGTCACATGGGGTAAGAGGGCTAGTTTTCAACAAGGAAAAGTATCATTTGCCTATAAGCGATTCTTGGGTTATAAAAAAGAAAACAACAAAATAGTAATTGATGAAGACGAAGCCATCATTGTTAAGTTAATATATCGCATGTTTTTAGTTGAAGGGAAGTCAATCACTGGAATCGCAAATCATCTAACTAAACTAAATGTTAAGACGCCAAGTGGGAAATCAACGAAATGGACAAAGAATACATTAAACTCGATTCTGACAAATGAAAAGTATAAGGGCGATGCTTTACTACAAAAAAGCTATACCGAAGATTACCTTAGCCAGAAGCTAGTAAAAAATACTGGTCAAATTCCTCAATATTATGTTGAAAACAATCATCCTGCTATCATCGACAGAGATACATGGGAATCTGTCCAGATAGAGTTGGTAAGGAGGGATGAGCTAGGAGCTAAGTACTCATCAAATGATATATTCGCTTCAAAGTTAGTTTGTGAAGACTGCGGAGGTTTTTATGGCCAAAAGAAGTGGCACTCCAATACCAAATACTCAAGGTTCATACTTCAGTGCAATCGAAAATTTGAAAAAGGCAAAGATAAATGTACGACTCCAAACTTAACGGATAGCGAGATAAAACACAAGTTTATTGAAGCTTACAACATAACCATGCAAGACAAGAAGAGAATTATTGATGATACAAATGTGATGATTGCACTCCTTACGGATACAACTCAATTAGATAATCAGATTGATGACTTATACGATGAGATGGTTGTGACTACTGAACTCATAAATAAGCTGATAAAAGATAACTCAAAATCAAACATGGATCAAGATGAATATGATAAAAAATACATGGAACTCACAAAGAGGTATGAACAAGCCAAGAATCGTCAAGAAGAACTCATAGATGCTAGATGCAATAAAAAGGCACAAGAGCTTAATATGAGAACATATGTCGCCAATCTGAGTCAGGCAGAAGATAAAATAACAGCATGGAATGAATCAATATGGATGTTATTGGTTAAAAGTGCAATAGTACACAGAGATAAAAGTATCACGTTTAAATTCAACAATGGGAAAGAAATTAGAAGCTAA
- a CDS encoding InlB B-repeat-containing protein, translating to MSSKIKSLSIVMITFIVLLLTGCNNNAVSFEINFDSNGGTEVSEIKTDGKSVISMPDDPTKEGYVFGGWYWDNNTFNQPFTANSLLDTQIQDDITLYAKWNINSYTLTFKDYDDTVLYEESYDYNTDLSELVADDPTREGYTFDGWDQSTPLTMPANDLSIKATYTINQYTITFDSNEGTNVDSITQDYGTVVTEPNEPSRVGYTFGGWYLDEALSTVYPFTNMPAEDITLYAKWSINQYTLTFRDHDDTVIYEKNYSYNANLSGIIVDEPIREGYTFSGWDQSIPLTMPANDISIKATYAINQYTITFETNGGTEVSPVTQNHGSIIRIVAEKEGYTFVGWYNDPSLSIDSFYDPLVETVVNDLLLYAKWQIIVYNIIYVMNENTSNDSNNPTLYNITSDIVLAEPTVIEGTFIGWYLDVDNTVKIEKIFNMTGDLTLYSNVEMNQYTITFVTNGGTEILPISLDYGREINSKTTRDGYIFVGWCISELLDVSISIKTMPNQNLTVYAKWTQMHEFFTIDNKTFVYYGNYPQSVVGDPNLHISLTHLSSTNSKGYYEFQGKEYAKVITNPYQSSGYQFTNETIIQKGQMYFFEVEPIKWRIIQEVDGKYTLLSEYIIDAKQYRSEVFEGSKNNYELSDIRIWLNNSFYSAGFTSAEKASILTRLVENSASTTKSPTNPYASNDTLDKVYLLSYQDAINNSYGFSTNETRQTVTTDYARAIGISYMSTDLTTYGYAAWWLRSPVSYTSKWVDCGGIDGRIISLTISSLHGVRPVIQIS from the coding sequence ATGTCTAGTAAAATAAAATCTTTATCTATTGTAATGATTACATTCATCGTCTTACTATTAACGGGGTGTAATAACAATGCTGTTAGTTTTGAAATTAATTTTGATTCTAATGGTGGAACTGAAGTTTCTGAAATAAAAACAGATGGGAAATCTGTTATCTCAATGCCAGATGATCCTACGAAAGAAGGATATGTTTTTGGTGGTTGGTATTGGGATAATAATACATTTAATCAACCCTTTACAGCGAATTCACTTCTTGATACACAGATACAAGATGATATAACGCTTTATGCTAAGTGGAATATAAATAGTTATACACTAACATTTAAAGATTATGATGATACAGTCTTATATGAAGAAAGTTATGATTATAATACAGATTTAAGTGAATTGGTCGCTGATGATCCAACAAGAGAGGGTTATACTTTTGATGGATGGGATCAATCAACACCATTGACTATGCCAGCGAATGATCTCAGTATTAAAGCAACTTATACAATTAATCAATACACAATCACGTTTGATAGCAATGAAGGCACTAATGTAGATTCAATCACACAAGATTATGGAACTGTAGTAACTGAGCCTAATGAGCCAAGTAGAGTTGGATATACATTTGGCGGGTGGTATTTGGATGAAGCCTTATCAACAGTTTATCCTTTTACAAATATGCCAGCAGAAGATATCACACTATACGCAAAATGGAGTATTAATCAATATACATTAACCTTTAGAGATCATGACGATACAGTGATATATGAAAAAAACTATAGCTATAATGCAAATTTGAGTGGAATAATCGTCGATGAGCCAATAAGAGAGGGATATACATTCTCAGGTTGGGATCAATCAATACCATTGACTATGCCAGCGAATGATATCAGTATTAAAGCAACTTATGCAATCAATCAATATACGATAACATTTGAAACGAATGGTGGAACTGAAGTATCACCGGTTACTCAAAACCATGGAAGTATTATTAGAATTGTTGCTGAGAAAGAAGGTTACACTTTTGTAGGATGGTACAATGATCCCAGTTTATCAATTGATTCTTTTTATGATCCATTAGTTGAAACTGTTGTTAATGACTTATTACTTTATGCGAAGTGGCAAATTATTGTATATAATATTATCTACGTAATGAATGAAAACACGAGTAATGACTCAAATAATCCCACGCTTTATAACATAACTTCAGACATTGTTTTAGCTGAACCAACTGTGATTGAAGGAACATTTATAGGTTGGTATTTAGATGTTGATAATACTGTCAAAATTGAAAAAATTTTCAATATGACAGGAGATTTAACACTATATTCTAATGTAGAAATGAATCAATATACCATAACATTTGTAACAAACGGTGGGACGGAAATTTTACCAATTAGTCTTGATTATGGTCGTGAAATTAATAGTAAAACAACAAGAGATGGGTATATTTTTGTTGGATGGTGTATTAGTGAGTTACTTGATGTGTCTATATCTATAAAAACTATGCCAAATCAAAATCTAACAGTTTATGCAAAATGGACTCAAATGCACGAGTTTTTCACAATTGATAATAAAACTTTTGTATATTATGGAAATTACCCACAATCAGTCGTTGGCGATCCTAATTTGCACATCTCTCTAACTCACTTGTCAAGTACAAATAGCAAAGGCTATTATGAATTTCAGGGTAAAGAATATGCTAAAGTAATTACAAATCCATATCAAAGTAGTGGTTATCAATTCACAAATGAAACAATTATACAAAAAGGACAAATGTATTTTTTTGAAGTCGAACCAATCAAGTGGCGTATAATACAAGAAGTTGATGGCAAGTATACATTATTATCAGAGTACATAATAGATGCAAAACAATACAGAAGTGAAGTGTTCGAAGGTAGTAAAAACAATTATGAGTTATCTGACATACGCATCTGGTTAAATAATAGTTTTTATTCTGCTGGATTTACGTCTGCAGAGAAAGCAAGTATTCTGACTAGACTTGTAGAAAATAGTGCGTCAACAACTAAATCACCTACTAATCCTTATGCTTCAAACGATACTCTAGATAAAGTATATTTATTGAGTTATCAGGATGCGATAAATAATAGCTATGGTTTCTCAACAAATGAAACTAGACAAACGGTTACAACTGATTATGCAAGAGCAATAGGAATAAGTTACATGTCAACTGATTTAACAACCTATGGATATGCTGCGTGGTGGCTTCGAAGTCCCGTTAGTTATACATCAAAATGGGTTGATTGTGGAGGAATAGATGGTAGAATTATCTCACTAACAATCAGTTCATTACACGGAGTTCGTCCAGTAATTCAGATATCTTAA